The following proteins are co-located in the Besnoitia besnoiti strain Bb-Ger1 chromosome Unknown contig00007, whole genome shotgun sequence genome:
- a CDS encoding AAR2 protein (encoded by transcript BESB_075120) yields the protein MAALPYSSPEFSGSMSRRAPDASPLPPFLPPDVAAAQLGCCSLLLLNLPSAPEALVHVGFDCALWKVGANFSGVKCIQPGCHVLYSLLEYAGEALQASPSLSASASAADAAPGDSSAFECMYSSMRVEEAIGGCKEGVGEVQSEFLFFAPNSVCVRRWNPKRSRFERLKDADEEERFVRAVRRLELDKKLGVYPQQYVHLWSVLTDYVSQSCLERVEPVQSLFASLPLELTQEEEALLVGAASAKTRAKRQGGKDPKKSVTWSGENDEKREDATDVATREGGGKAEEEEEVELDFSRTPVARFYFSEVPSLRATAVAAARRAETEAKRRGATAVAAKALGAQALTREAVDRSLGLLMLLQDLQKLLAEREGAVKRQAGGKKKDAAAADKSSEKGLHATSAEESGAHREQGRVREETGEAPKEEQARGEWTQKEEEEREKEEWKRIERSTWLNLLGEIQLAYLAFLLGHRFDGFDQWKQLVILLSQSERAVRFLPDFYAAFLRLFYCQLEQCPDDLLQDSLLQRSFLVSAAMSLVRNCSNLLPSASSAAALPSASEAEGGLRAEGRGEEEEEEESEREALRSVQACAHGLEGLLRETFQVGGEAELSAIKMEKRGEEDFLFLDEDEDGPVIVDEAELRRAGCLPEDD from the exons ATGGCGGCCCTTCCCTACTCGTCGCCGGAATTCTCTGGCTCTatgtcgcgccgcgcgccggatgcgtctccgctgccgccgtttCTGCCCCCGGACGTCGCCGCAGCTCAGTTGGGATGCTgttcgctgcttctgctcaaccttccctctgcgccggaggcctTGGTGCACGTGGGTTTTGACTGCGCGCTCTGGAAGGTGGGCGCAAACTTCTCGGGGGTGAAGTGCATTCAGCCCGGCTGCCACGTGCTCTACTCGCTGCTCGAGTATGCCGGAGAGGCGCTTCAAGCCTCCCcgtccctctccgcctccgcctccgctgcggacgccgcgccgggcgacAGCTCGGCGTTcgagtgtatgtacagctcCATgcgcgtggaggaggcgattGGGGGCTGCAAGGAGGGCGTGGGCGAGGTGCAGAGTGAgttccttttcttcgcgccCAACTCGGTGTGCGTGCGCCGCTGGAATCCGAAGCGTTCGCGCTTCGAGCGCCTCAAAGAcgcagatgaagaagagcgcTTCGTGCGCGCGGTTCGCCGCCTCGAACTCGACAAGAAACTCGGCGTCTATCCGCAGCAGTACGTGCACTTGTGGTCTGTGCTCACAGACTACGTCTCGCAATCGTGCCTCGAGCGCGTCGAGCCCGTTCAGAGCCTCTTTGCCTCGCTCCCGCTCGAGCTgacgcaggaggaggaggcgctccttgtcggcgcggcctccgcaaaGACCAGAGCCAAGAGACAGGGCGGAAAGGACCCGAAGAAAAGCGTAACCTGGAGCGGCGAAAACGACGAAAAACGCGAAGATGCAACCGACGTGGCCACGAGGGAAGGAGGCGGaaaagcggaggaggaggaagaagtggAACTGGATTTCTCGCGAACGCCCGTCGCGAGGTTCTACTTCTCCGAAGTCCCCTCGCTTCgtgcgaccgcggtcgccgccgcccgccgcgccgagacagaggcgaagcgccgcggcgcaaccgcggtcgcggcgaaggccctTGGAGCCCAAGCGCTGACGCGGGAGGCGGTCGACCGGAGTTTAGGGCTCCTCATGCTGCTGCAAGACCTCCAGAAGCtcctcgccgagcgcgaaggAGCTGTGAAGAGGCAGGCTGgcggaaaaaagaaagacgcggccgccgcagacaagagcagcgagaagggTCTCCACGCGACttccgcagaggagagcggcgcgcaccGGGAGCAAGGGCGAGTGAGAGAAGAaacaggcgaggcgccgaaagAAGAGCAGGCGCGGGGCGAATGgacgcagaaagaagaagaagagagagaaaaagaagaatgGAAGCGCATCGAACGAAGCACGTGGCTCAATCTGCTGGGAGAGATTCAACTCGCCtacctcgccttcctcctggGTCACCGATTCGACGGCTTTGATCAATGGAAGCAGCTTGTCATCCTCCTCTCTCAATCCGAACGCGCTGTGCGCTTTCTCCCAG ATTTCTACGCCGCTTTCTTGCGCCTCTTTTACTGTCAACTTGAGCAGTGCCCAGACGATCTCCTTCAAGACTCCCTTCTTCAGCGCTCCTTTCTAGTGTCTGCGGCCATGTCTCTTGTGCGCAACTGCTCCAACCTCCTcccgtctgcgtcctccgctgcggcgttgCCGTCCGCGAGTGAAGCGGAGGGCGGGCTGCGTGCTgaggggcgcggcgaagaggaggaagaagaagaaagcgagcgcGAAGCTCTGCGCAGCGTGCAGGCCTGCGCGCACGGACTCGAGGGCCTCCTGCGTGAGACGTTTCAGgtcggcggagaggcagagctCAGCGCGATTAAAATGGAaaaacgcggagaagaggacttcctctttctcgatgaggacgaagacggccCTGTGATTGTCGATGAGGCGGAGCTTCGGAGAGCTGGCTGCCTTCCCGAGGATGACTAA
- a CDS encoding ribosomal l25 family protein (encoded by transcript BESB_075130) has product MATALSSRAAPPQGLQGHLPLPAQLSSLRAFSSLSAPSRRLSSRYFCALASLQQPSASASAPRGPFPAGRAPSAPRRQTQAATKSGSLSAGSLAAAGSRASSFVSSSFAAASRLFAASSPPSCSSPAACAPATRMPPLSREVLRRESERRRAAASLPSPSRFPVPAASSPPPSAPLSLSAFCFASRAFSQSVGAQASGADEDARREEKSYVSKNFKAALVRMQWPAMRQEMIRFFEAQNAIAFEKVAKPHPAARSAAAPASASASPSAAAAGRRMDANAERELEAEAAEKARAEEDKRGKMSFAEMVVGSARSSCGILGKGRSSAVTVECRRWERFVRKEDIQRAGYVPCVVEKYGVERRLAIERRAIEALAFEEAHGHLSHLFQARLFRLRIGSIIEECIATFVQADAVARRLYFVKFERHVPGKISEVDVPTTMVGLLACPAYQKGYHVELVMPTIRCQCVGEDIPPPFFIDVSRLHYAPPYTAVTLQDLQHLLPQDGSARFHPAYTPSKQEVVWAYEVGTLPDAPLPTEYVDPNFVNRRGQKMDVAFRPHFPN; this is encoded by the exons ATGGCGACGGCCCtgtcttcgcgcgctgcccCTCCGCAGGGGCTGCAGGGCCACCTGCCTCTGCCTGCTCAACTGTCCAGTCTCCGtgccttctcctccctcAGCGCGCCTTCCCGACGTCTGTCTTCGCGATATTTCTGCGCGCTTGCCTCTCTTCAACAGCCTtcagcctctgcctccgcgcctcgcggccccTTCCCCGCCGGCAGagctccttccgcgcctcgccgacaGACACAGGCTGCGACCAAGTCGGGCTCTCTGTCAGCAGGCTCCCTTGCCGCGGCTGGCTCACGTGCATCTTCCTTtgtctcgtcttcgtttgccgctgcgtcgcgcctcttcgcagcttcgtctccgccttcgtgctcttctcccgcggcctgcgcgcctgcgacgcgtATGCCCCCTCTGTCACGCGAGGTCCTGAGGCGTGAGAGCGAGCGTCGgcgtgctgcagcgtctctgccgtcgccttcgcggttTCCAGTGCCCGCGGCCTcatcgccgcctccctctgcgcctctgtctctctccgcgttctgtttcgcctctcgcgcgttttcGCAGTCCgtaggcgcgcaggcgagcggggcggatgaggacgcgaggagagaggagaagagttATGTCTCGAAGAACTTCAAGGCTGCCCtcgtgcgcatgcagtggCCTGCGATGCGCCAGGAGATGATTCGCTTCTTCGAGGCTCAGAACGCAATCGCCTTTGAGAAAGTCGCCAAGCCCCatcccgccgcgcgctccgcagcggcgcctgcatccgcctcggcgtcgccttctgctgcagcggcgggacGGAGGATGGACGCgaacgccgagcgcgagttggaggcggaggccgcggagaaggcccgcgcagaggaggataAGCGCGGCAAGATGAGCTTCGCTGAGATGGTAGTGGGCAGCGCACGCAGCTCGTGCGGAATCCTCGGCAAAGGCCGCTCGTCCGCCGTCACAGTCGAGTGTCGGCGCTGGGAGCGGTTCGTGCGGAAAGAAGACATTCAGCGCGCGGGCTACGTTCCCTGCGTCGTGGAGAAGTACGGcgtggagcgccgcctcgcgatTGAACGCAGAGCCATCGAGGCCCTTGCATTCGAAGAAGCCCATGGGCATCTCTCTCACT TGTTTCAGGCGCGCCTTTTTCGGCTTCGCATCGGGTCCATCATTGAGGAGTGCATCGCGACCTTTGTCCAGGCTGATGCGG tcgcgcggcggctgtaCTTTGTGAAATTCGAGCGCCACGTCCCCGGGAAGATCTCCGAGGTGGATGTGCCCACGACGATGGTCGGCTTGCTCGCTTGCCCCGCCTACCAAAAAG GCTACCACGTGGAACTCGTCATGCCAACGATTCGCTGCCAGTGCGTCGGCGAGGATATTCCGCCCCCGTTCTTCATCgacgtctcgcgcctccactACGCTCCCCCGTATACAGCAGTCACCCTGCAGGACTTGCAG CACCTCCTTCCTCaagacggcagcgcgcggtTCCATCCCGCATACACGCCCTCCAAACAGGAAGTGGTGTGGGCGTATGAAGTGGGCACG CTCCCCGACGCGCCTCTTCCGACGGAGTACGTGGATCCGAACTTCGTCAACAGAAGAGGCCAGAAGATGGATGTTGCTTTCCGCCCGCACTTCCCCAATTGA
- a CDS encoding uncharacterized protein (encoded by transcript BESB_075140): MTRTVREGEAAAKREQHAGGKARALGERAHKEGSGKFNWGQLPGADVDGETVRQVLDNADPMFDDEGLRSTQKKTN; encoded by the exons ATGACGAGAACCGtccgcgagggagaagccGCTGCGAAGCGTGAGCAACACGCGGGCGGCAAGGCGCGGGCGCTAGGCGAGCGCGCCCACAAAGAGGGGAGCGGGAAATTCAACTGGG GTCAGCTTCCCGGTGCTGATGTAGACGGGGAGACAGTCAGACAGGTCCTCGACAACGCAGATCCAATGTTTGACGATgaaggcctccgcagcaCCCAGAAGAAGACAAACTGA
- a CDS encoding uncharacterized protein (encoded by transcript BESB_075150), producing the protein MGRASGSSSVAWKPRSPYSFASSSPSVVYQPFVPSSCASPCEVSPTSLLSFPIPLFPLASSASLASLSFLASSRPLAFLSPPAPRSLFQTPPTLRRPSLMPNRKRMEREAVSSACNGLSAGACFSGFPSSVRARWSCPALCRRISASHGSCRLSSALAASPHAAEESESTQRLPASAVSSLVRQSVLGEGDRRQDNDGELARENCPPSPDCPSVCSSSSHRDLTAPSGGDRLAAARRPASTGIQVLAADDATTVQGPPARAEDVLRFGRESQGGDAAVAAEPGDARQAGSGDEAAAARGQDRSQEARPATDLTVGVETKAEHKVGDTPAPAKRKLDVRIRRRIKEIVKIMKKGETARDRLRNELKRDERIRRDPGLLAREREEQRTLRLVDPLVRPIERRRYTVQWWPNFAREALPRVLAALSHVDLLVEVRDARLPLLTQLPIRPPAGGEKPRLVVLTHADRASEAGNAQWARYFRFLYRLQAAEALHMADRLAERHGFDSRGARGAAAGEEEQTADPEAAHQRWGGAAENDARGGHAAGDSEEAEGLLLPPIPPATPVLFVNAQQGGACIVRVEKAARKIVRQWRDYQRDVETYRRRLKALAARLSRDRAPQSTSEPAEASRGDAEGTARDEPESESLRAESTARQVSLRSSPSSPSPSLASPGMARRSLRAKRPLRLLVVGMPNVGKSALCNRLLGTKKARSYNYPGVTKVLTWYRRRGTFFQSNLHRLFDCVDTPGFLPPPSSSVSRPSRRGTIISPPAGGAMPPCAASGVLPTEKKKKQESAPSVRMQHSASRTEFFLRAHPLWADDEAVRLLAACNKLPQSCLFTIEEASVALLNRLFAVWAKRPAYVPLMRLNERYGVHPLARGVTADDLSGCEFLHRLAAAKHDFCTGAASERVLTDFVKGYLGRMTLEVPPSREEVLRAFHETRAERLPLSSARRAEEAEEQERDRRRELARKTIRRTRMRGAKDRKLPSDWQCLLPEKEDDGGLVFLKYEDESRAASGEESDTATRREAGGAEGGGDGEQMVGETTGRALARKRLFFSWQGEGNLQQLEGQRDRGEGNGEPGRRSEEDMQAEGVAREALSSSAHADKQSRVGREEYRRLGEEAEETRNAGGRKIILSTASRALRPGTTLGSDTEREEPRGTRKRTREIESKNDKVASSARVKKAVVVELRSLRDLSNRKLASDLLDERLRTHVEENVWETGAFEGW; encoded by the exons ATGGGCCGCGCAAGCGGGTCCTCCTCTGTAGCATGGAAACCTCGCTCTCCGTACTCCtttgcttcctcgtctccaTCGGTTGTTTACCAGCCGTTTGTCCCATCGTCTTGTGCTTCCCCCTGCGAGGTTTCGCCGACTTCTCTGCTCAGTTTTCCTATTCCGCTCTTTCCTCTGGCATCTTCTGCTTCGTTGGCATCGCTTTCTTTTcttgcgtcttctcgccctctggCCTTTCTTTCGCCGCCTGCTCCCCGTTCTCTCTTTCAGACGCCTCCAACTCTGCGTAGGCCCTCCCTCATGCCAAACAGAAAACGCatggagcgcgaggcggtctCTTCTGCTTGCAACGGACTGTCCGCTGGCGCATGCTTTTCCGGATTCCCCTCCTCTGTTCGCGCTCGCTGGTCGTGCCCTGCTCTCTGCCGACGGATCTCTGCATCTCACGGCTCCTGTCGTCTATCGTctgccctcgccgcgtctccgcatgCTGCGGAAGAGTCGGAGTCCACGCAGCGTCTTCctgcctccgctgtctcttctcttgtGCGTCAGTCTGTGCTCGGAGAAGGCGACCGACGACAGGACAACGACGGCGAACTGGCACGGGAGAACTGTCCGCCCTCTCCGGATTGTCCTTCTGTGtgttcttcttcgtcgcacAGGGACCTTACAGCGCCGTCGGGCGGcgatcgcctcgcggccgcgcggcggcctgcctcAACCGGAATTCAGGttctcgctgcagacgacgcgacAACTGTCCAGGGCCCTCCGGCGAGAGCAGAGGACGTTCTCCGCTTCGGGCGAGAGTCTcagggaggagacgcagcggtAGCCGCCGAgccaggagacgcgcgacaggcggGGTCGGGggacgaggcagcagccgctcgtGGACAGGACAGAAGCCAAGAagcgcggccggcgacggATTTGACGGTGGGCGTGGAAACGAAGGCGGAACACAAGGTCGGCGACACccctgcgccagcgaagagaaagctCGACGTGCGCATTCGGCGGCGCATCAAAGAAATTGTGAAAATCAtgaagaagggcgagacTGCAAGGGATCGACTGCGGAATGAACTCAAGCGCGACGAGCGCATTCGGCGAGACCCTGGACTTCTcgctcgcgagagagaagagcagcGCACCCTGCGGCTCGTTGATCCTCTCGTCCGCCCCATCGAACGAAGACGATACACGGTTCAATG GTGGCCGAATTTCGCTCGAGAGGCGTTGCCGCGGGTGTTGGCTGCTCTGTCGCACGTCGACCTCCTCGTGGAGgttcgcgacgcgcggctcccTCTCCTCACACAGCTTCCGATCCGCCCGCCGGCAGGGGGCGAGAAGCCTCGCTTGGTCGTCCTCACGCATGCAGACCGA GCCTCAGAAGCGGGCAACGCGCAGTGGGCGAGGTACTTTCGCTTCCTCTACCGCCTCCAAgcggctgaggcgctgcACATGGCAGACAGACTCGCGGAACGCCACGGGTTCGACTCTCggggcgcgcggggcgccgcagcaggcgaagaagaacaaACAGCAGACCCGGAGGCGGCCCACCAGAGGTGGGGTGGCGCCGCTGAGAACGACGCGAGGGGGGGGCACGCAGCGGgggacagcgaggaggcggaagggcttctgctgcctccaATCCCGCCTGCAACGCCGGTCTTATTTGTCAATGCGCAGCAGGGCGGGGCGTGCATCGTGCGCGTTGAAAAGGCAGCGCGGAAGATCGTGCGGCAGTGGAGAGACTACCAAAGAGACGTGGAGACGTACAGACGCCGGCTCAaagccctcgcggcgcggctctctcgagaccgagcgccgcagagcacCAGCGAACCCGCCGAGGCgagccgaggagacgcggagggcacGGCGCGTGACGAACCCGAGAGCGAGTCCCTTCG AGCGGAGAGCACGGCGAGGCAGGTTTCTCTtcgctcgtcgccttcctccccctctccctctctcgcatCGCCGGGTATGGCCCGAAGGAGCTtgcgcgcgaagcggcctctgcgtctgctggtCGTAGGCATGCCGAACGTCGGGAAGAGCGCACTCTGCAATCGCCTCCTGGgcacgaagaaggcgcggagctACAATTATCCTGGCGTGACCAAAGTCTTGACG TGGTACCGCCGTCGCGGGACGTTCTTCCAGTCGAATCTCCATCGTCTCTTCGACTGCGTGGACACGCCTGGtttccttccgccgccgtcgtcttccgtcTCGCGCCCCAGCCGCCGTGGCACCATCatctcgcctccggcgggcggcgcgatgCCTCCTTGCGCGGCTTCGGGAGTCCTTCCCactgagaagaaaaagaagcaggAGAGTGCCCCGTCGGTCCGCATGCAGCATTCGGCGTCGAGAACCGAGTTCTTCCTGAGAGCCCATCCGCTCTGGGCGGATGACGAGGCCGTTCGTCTCCTTGCGGCGTGCAACAAACTCCCGCAGTCGTGCCTCTTTACCATCGAAGAAGCCTCGGTGGCTCTTCTGAATCGActcttcgccgtctgggCGAAACGGCCGGCGTACGTTCCGCTCATGCGCTTGAACGAACGCTACGGCGTCCAtcccctcgcccgcggcgtcacGGCCGACGACCTCAGCGGATGCGAATTTCTTCATCGG ctggcggcagcgaaacACGATTTTTGtacgggcgccgcgtccgaGCGTGTCCTCACGGATTTTGTGAAGGGCTACTTGGGTCGAATGACCCTCGAAgtgcctccttcgcgcgagGAAGTTCTTCGCGCGTTCCAtgagacgcgcgccgagcgcctgccgctgtcgtctgcacgtcgcgccgaagaagcggaagagcAAGAGCGAGATCGTCGACGAGAACTGGCGCGCAAAACCATTcggcgcacacgcatgcgcggcgcaAAGGACCGGAAGCTGCCGTCAGACTGGCAGTGTCTGCTCCCTGAAaaggaggacgacggaggACTTGTGTTTCTGAAGTACGAGGACGAATCCCGCGCGGCTAGCGGAGAGGAATCCGATaccgcgacgaggagagaggctggaggcgcagaaggaggaggcgatggTGAACAGATGGTGGGAGAAACCACAGGgagggcgctggcgcggaaACGCCTGTTTTTCTCGTGGCAGGGCGAGGGCAACCTGCAGCAGTTGGAAGGTCAAAGGGATCGAGGTGAAGGCAACGGCGAGCCAGGACGaaggagcgaagaagacatgCAGGCGGAAGGCGTGGCTCGGGAGGCgctcagcagcagcgcgcacgCCGATAAGCAGTCAAGAGTAGGACGGGAAGAATATCGGAGGctcggcgaggaagcggaagaaacCCGTAACGCAGGTGGAAGGAAGATAATCCTGAGCACGGCGTCACGTGCGCTGCGACCGGGTACCACACTCGGAAGCGACACTGAGCGCGAAGAGCCCCGAGGCACACGAAAAAGGACAAGAGAAATAGAGAGCAAGAACGACAAAGTAGCATCATCCGCGCGAGTCAAGAAAGCGGTTGTCGTTGAACTCCGCTCACTTCGAGATCTCTCAAATAGGAAGCTCGCCTCGGATTTGCTCGATGAGCGTCTCCGCACGCATGTTGAAGAAAATGTATGGGAAACCGGTGCCTTTGAGGGCTGGTGA